A stretch of DNA from Takifugu flavidus isolate HTHZ2018 chromosome 22, ASM371156v2, whole genome shotgun sequence:
GATATATACATTCATGAGCGGGTTTATTGAGGATTTCAGAGTGACATTTGCAGCAAATATGGAATTATTAATAAGAAAATAGACAAACGATCAATTTTAGTGAAGCTTCTGCCGACGTCTCATCTTATTGTGGTTTTTGCAGCTGGTCTGAGAAACCAAATCAACATTTAAGTCAcctaaaatcttttttttttttttttttaacactgagCAGCTTTTAATTTGAACCCCAAACTCCAGCTGGGCACCCTGAAGGTGCACAGTGTTTAAATTCGTGActcttttttaaccattttggAACCTGGAAATTCTAACAAGTGTTTGCCAAATTGGCCATCAATCGGACACTTCTCAGGTGCTGAGCGCCACCAGTACCACCCCCAAagagtatttatttatttaactccaTTcctttgttgttatttatgGTATTTATGAGCAAGCTTTATGGCCAAGTGTTGCTGAACTGGTTTGTCTGTGAACGTATTAATGTGGAGTCATGGGTGGAACGCTGGCGGATGTTAGACACAATAAAATGTTGAAGAGGAAATGTTCCGCGTCGTTTGTGTACCTCCTGTATGATACGCATCTCTCGTCCCAACACCGCCGCTCTACTGGATGGAGATCTGGTGACCGTGGAGAGGCGTCAAGTCACGGTCctgttccagaaaccagttcTGAGCGTTGTGACAATGGTGCATTATCCTGCAGGAAGTAGAGGGTCCACTGTGGCCTCAGAGGGATGGACGGAGCATGTTCTTTATGCCAAATCCTCTTTCTTCCATGCGATTGGTTAATCAGCTATATGTGCTAACAAGCTATTGAACACCTAAAAAAGCGACCGGTGAGTGTATAAATAAACCCGTCAGTGCCCAGATACTTCTGGACCGGACGTTATTAAATGCACAAAGAAAACCAAAAGCTGCATAAAATACTCCAAGTGCGTCATTTAAttcttattctttttaaataatctgTGTTGTGCAGTGTAAACATGATTGAAACAAACATTCTGAGGTAAAAGGAGGAGTttaaaacataaacacacatttgtgttgcgAGACACGACGCAGACGTTTTGGTTTAGTCAGTTTGAACTGAATATCACACATATTTTGCCTGTGAGCGCTCTGTTTTCTGGACTCTATTCAGCTCTCTGTGTTTCCAGATGATGCTTCCTGTTGGTGAAGATGCAGCGGGCGGCGGACAGAACCGGGCCCGCCTCGGATTTCCTCAGAGTGAACACGAAGCGGCTGATGCCCGTGTTCGGGCAGCTGCAGAACAGTTGGGACAGCTTCATCCCCGCGGGCAGAGAACAATCCAAGTCCTCCACGATGTGCCTGATGGCTATGTTGATGTAGGTGCCGTGGCTAACCCCCAGAGCGTGGACGGGCACCCCGTGGAGACCGTCGTCAGCCGACCCAGTAAGCTCCGCCCCTGATGGATCAGCGTCCCCATTTGTGCAGCACCCGGGTTCTGATTCCACCTCGGCAGAATCTGCAGGTCCAGACGGACCGTGTTCATCCAACATCTGCCTGAAGAGGACTTTGAGAAACTTCTTAAATCGCAGCCTCACCTGGAATGAGAGCAATAGGAGGTCAATGAAAGATCGCAGCCTGCTGCCACAGGTGACGGTTATATATTTAAGGTCTTAGCGTGCGGTTAGAGCTAAATATTTGAAACATTGTCAATTtcctgaaattaaaaataagcGTACGTGTAGTACATAAAGTGTCCACTGGGTGATGCTGTTGTATAAATATAACTCTTAATCTCTTCCTAATCTTATCCTGCATTTACATCAGAAGTTATAAAATTGCTCTTTTATGCTGAGGTGCAAATTtgttatcttttttttctctcccaacTGTCTCTCAAATATTTTCCCCTCTGCATATAGTCACAGCCGGCCACCAAGCTAAAATGGTAAATTAGCAGGTGCTTGGTACATGTAAACTCTCTATACACAAGAAGAATAAGGTCATAAAGCTCCGAAAAAAACCAGAGACTCCAGGAAAAGCGGAGCCAGATTAGCCCTTGATTGAGTTTGTTGTGTCGCGCCTCATTTGCAACTTCAGCTGGCAGGTGTCGCTCACCATCATCGAGCTAGGCGAGCGTGAGCTGAAACCGGTCGCCGTGGTTACTCACCTCGCTCGGCGTCTCTCCCCCAGGGGGGGTGAAATCCCGACATGACTGGCCACAGGCATTGGCTGCGTTCTTCAAGTCTTCTTTTGCCCGTCCTTCAAAAATGCCGAAACTCTGCATTTGGGAAACGTCACAACGCCGAGGTGAGAAACGAGAAGGCGGGCGCCCTCGTTTAAGCGCTGATTAAACGGAATAAACGGAAAAGTCACCCTCTCTCTGAGTAACGGCTCTAAGACTATCTCTGCGGCAGAACGGCTGTTCCTCAGAATGATCTCTGCCGTCTGAAAGAGGGAAACAGCAGAATCGGAACATTCAGACGTGTTTTCTCAGCGTGTAGAACCTGTGTCCCACTAACTGGGGTCTTTGCTTACTCAGGAGTAAGACACTTCCTTAAACAGTGACTGGGTCCCCCTCGGTGGATGACAGCATGTTGCACTGCCACCATTCTTGACTGTGCTTTGTGCTTACGTGTGAATACTGCTCTGCAGGTGTAACGACTCACCTTTATGCTCTTTATACTCTCTTACCTCTATTGTGCGTTGCAGGTCACTGACAAACACATTGCTGAATTTGGTGTCTCTGAAGTATCGGCCTACAACCTCACACTGCTGGATCCCGGTCTCCGACAGGACGGTGTCGACCCCTTGACCTGAACATGACATTGCATTACCGCATATGTTCCCCAGCGTGGCTGAAGTGACCCAGCAGGTCTGACGTGTGTAACATACCTTGAAGCAGCCCATCTCTGTTGTACTGCGTCTCCCCACTAAACAGGCAGAATGCAGCATTTAAATCACATcaaagcaaagaaagaaagaaataacaaGAAACAAACCAAGAAATTCACACCCGAAACAACGCCTAAACAAACTCTGGCGTGATTAATTACAATGACAACCACAAAAATGCTGGTAATTAGTGACAGGACTGACAGACAAAGATTCATTGTCAAGGTCACGCGAACGCGATGTACGTGCACGTAGACTGAGTGTACGTTTAAGTGGCTTGAAACgataaagagaataaaaaaacaatcactCACTGTCGGATGAGGGTCAGGCTGAATGTAAACATTTTGAGCAGCACGGATTCCCCCAGACGTCTCTGCGCTACTTCCGGGTAGGAACTCTTTTAATGACGGGGGCGTGACGTCATGACGCAAGTAAATTTTGCGTAAACTTTCGCCACATTTCTGgcatttttttgggagggggggcggttTACTTATGATTGTGTATTTATCATGCACGTTTTTGCCATATTCATGACTAAATATATTCATGATTAAATTGTAACATAGTGTATCTCTAGCCCGCAAGACTTTTAAATCACGTTTTAGCCTTAAAACTAATATTTTATAAAGTAATCTTTATGCATTGTGTATATTGTGTTCTTATGATCATTGTGCCGTTACAGAATTGTCTAATTTGAACCAATGTAACACCCTAATGTTTGGTCTCGTGTATTTATAAAGTCAAAGCATACTTCTCATATCTTGAGTAGTTCAACTGGATAAAGCTCAGTTAGGAGCGCAAACATTGGCTAACTTCTAACGCTAGTACTGCTTGAAAGTGTTCCATTAtacagaataaataaagcaacTAAAAGAAACCATTCAGCTGATTTTTGCCAATTTATTGAAGAGAAACTGTTGAGGTACAAAGCATGGTTGTACACCGGACAGCGGGAATGGAGTTTGGAATGACAACCACACTCAACGATGCTAAAACATTAAGCCTAAAGTTTAAATTAATGTGTACCTCAAAAATAAACAAGATCTCCCTTTATTTCAATGAACTGATTAAAACATGCCAATGAAACTCAAAGTAgggaaaactttttttttgtctttgcgaTGCATGTATAACATACAATtctttttaaaccattttttaaTACATATGAAATAACCTATTTTAAAGTATAGGCACTTGTAACTGCACAGTGGAAGACATttttttgatttaaaacagaaGAGACATTCTTCAGAAAGCGTGAAAACCGTCCGACGATTTCAGGATGCAGAGTGATGTGGCGATCGATGAGGTAATGCGAGACGGGCTTCCCGCTCTATCCATCCAAATTATAACCTGAGGTACACGAAACAcgaccagaaaaaaaaaagcagcgagAGTACGATAGAAATACACTGATACAATCGAGTACAAACATGCTAATCAAAACAAGGTCAACAAAACCAGCACTTCCAGTCCCGCACCAAACTTATGTTCCCTCCAGGTACACGTACAGACGAGCAAGACGTTTACATTTACAGTTCATATTATAGCagcacacaggtgaatcacaacAAGGCATCTTTGTGTAAGACTAGAAAagataagctttttttttcttttttagcagcAAGAGAATCGTGAATAAtccattttttttgggggggggggggggaattataTCTTTCGGATTACACacaaaaattttttttttgaaagcatgaactttgttttttcctgtttaaagcactttctgggaggggggggggctttggctTTTTTCGCACAACACATGCAGGGTtacacgtttaaaaaaaaaaaaaaagacaaaaatcggTCCAAGTTTTCCCGCCATGTACTGTAATCCCCGACCTACCCGCAGCATGTTTATcaaggagaaaacatcagttcaGAAAGCagttatataaaataaaatacacaagcAAAAGAATATTTAGGACGCAGAATGCGCTTAACTCTTTGAAACAACTACTGAGTAAGTTTTGGCTATGAATTAACAAAAATTTCAAGTAAGGTTAAATAATCGCActgaatcaaaaaaaaaaaaaaaaaaagtctgcaaGTGACGCGCCATAGTGACTTTCCATAGTTTATATAGCAAAACAGAACATCCTTGTCACCTGTCAGGGCATAGCTTCCAATAGAACGTGCATTACCCTGTGGGAATCCAGCCCCTGAAATAtaacttaaaagaaaaaaaataaaagaaataaaacccacCAAACTTTCCTCAACCACCGTCCCCTTGCCATTCTGAAggagtgtatttttttttttttttttttaaaagtgcatCAATATTTTATCAAGTCCccctctttatttaaaaaaaaaaaaaagtaaaattgaATAACAGGAGATGAGTGGCAGCACAGCTATACCCCGaactttcctcctcatcccgcACGGAATCGCAGTATAACTCAAATTCCTCGATGTCTCGCCATCACTAATCAATCCTTTACACTTGCTTTGCCATAAAATCTGTCAGAAAACTCCCAACTTGCATGTAGTTCTTCTCAGACCTCGTAAAACAACTTACCAAACCTACTCTTGACATCGACGCTcaactaaaaaaaactaaacgAAAAAAAAATGGACTGCTCGCTAACAGCTGGACCAGGAACAGGACGGCGACGAAGGCTCGCTGATTATGCACACAAGCTTTTGCCacacctgctgcttcagcagTTACACCTCCACGCGCGGCCTTGTCCTGTAATGACCTTTCGCCGTAACCGCCCTTCCGGACCTCGAAGCCCCTCCCGCGAGCGGGCCCAGCCCACTCCTGGCCAGCGCTTAACAGCATTAATAGTAAGCAGTTCTATAGGTGCGCAGTTTGATAATCGAGAGGGAGCAGCTAGCTACAGGAGCGCCGTTCTGCCTGGATTATAAGCCCAGTTCCAATGCTGGACCGTCATTTCCACCCTTTCAATCGCTCCTTTATATTCTCCTGCACACGCGTGTTGGAGGAAACACGGATAAAACTGAATTGATAACTGCTTGCTAAAGACGATTAAAGATTAATATAACTAAATGGTAGCTAAATAGGTATTAATCATATTTTTTGCTAGGTTGTATCAAAAGAAATATGTATATTTCATATAATTATTTGTTTTCAAGTATGAAAATATATCCAGGTTTCCGTTTTGGGAAGCCTAAGGCACTATCAAGTTTTCAAGAATCGACTGTCTTTAAATAGCTTGTTTGATTACATGTGGCCCATacaaaaaaggtgaaaatacaCCCAACTGGGTATGAAGGGGGCAAAAAACAAGAGAAGACCTAGAAATTCCTTATTCTCTAAAAGTTCACGGATCGTCACGTCTCCCCTCGACGTGATACTGGTGGCCTCCGCCTCCTTGTAGCTCCCGTTAGTTCATCGGTAGACAGTCACGAGCTCTGTGCAGCGATGGGAGTTCATAAGTTGACGTCTCGTACGTCTGTGGGGGTGCTGGACTGGTCTTGCTGCTCTCTGGCCTTGTTTCCTGCCTGGACGCCCATCTCCTGTTGGTACTGCGGGCCCTGCTGCAGGCTAGCAGCCAGCACGCGCTCTATTTGCTCCTGGCATGCCCTCAAACAGTCCTGGAAAGGGAAAAGTTCAGACACCATTAGACGTGCACACCGCAAGCTCAAACAGAACAAAATCAACAGAGTGATGTTACAGTGCAGCTCCACTAGAGGGCGTCAAACCCCACAACTGTGGAATCATATTTCTGGTCATGTGCCTAGCATAACACCAGGGAATTAAGTGTGTTGAGGTAGGTGGTCCAGTCAGCATGGCGAGCAGAACAATGGGTACCAGCACCGTGGCACTTGAACGCATTCAGACACGTCGCATGTCAGAGGTGCGAGGACAGGGGGAGCCCAGTCTGCCAGGGGACGGGAAGGAAGTGCAGGGCCGTCCCCTCGTCAGTCCCTTTTGGTGGTCGAGAGGAAATGGCTTTGACCTACTGCACTCTGACCCTCCGAATCTGGGCGTAAAACAAAATAATAGGACAGCGGGACCGGATGTTTTCGGACGCTCCGCTCGAGGATTCGCGCCGTTGTTTTACCCCCGTGTGGAAAACGTGGGAGGTCTGCCTCTCCGAGCCGACGGCAGGACTCTTAAAAGAATGAACCGAGGCTCGCAAAGAGGCCAGCATTCCTTTGAAATGTACGGATAATTGGATCCCGATGGGCTGCAGTCGGAGGGCCTGTTGTGACGGCTGGGTTAGGGGGCCCTCGTTGCTGCGGCAACATAACCACAAGCAAGAGGAGCAACCGTGTTGTTCCTGTAGCTGTGCTCTCCTGCAAAAATGAAAGTAAACGCGCTTCATGGTGATGCCGTTTGCTACTGAATCATATCGAAAGCGTTAGTTTGCTGCGTCCTGGGGCTCCGCCCTGCCCCCTAGTGCCCAAAGCCTATCCCATCTTCCTTTTAATGACCAAATATTGCTGCGGTTTCGTGTCCGTTGAGGTCACGCCATCCCTTTGAATGCGGGCGACGGTCTGCTGTACACAATCGCACCAGGATATGAAGAATTTATGAATGGGGACGCCTACGCGGCACATCCTGCACTAAAACTGTACAAAGGTTTATTACGTTAGCGCGCAGAGTTTTATGATTTATAATAAGTCAAGTGGACTCTATACGCAGTTGGACAGATTAGGCCCGCGCTGACTCGCGGCATAAGCAACTAGCACACGTGAACCGACACTTCAATTGGCCCCGTCTGTGGAAAAGACGCTCCCCCGCTGGACTGGACGGTTTCCCTCCACCAGGAGGGGCTGCGAAGctgaagcaggagaagaaattgCATGTGTCCTACCACAAGAATGTGGGCTCGGAGTTTTAAGGAGGcattccctctgctgctgctctttataGCAGCAGTCTGGCTCCACGGCCAAGAGCCACAATCtcgctctccccctctctccatgaAAAGAAAATAGCTTCAATCTGCCACTGCTGAAGTCATCGCTGTTGTTTACCGAGGaaccttccccccccccccttcccccgccgCTGCCGTGAGATGGTGCAATGATTATTAGAATGCGCTGTTGTTATCGTCTAAGTATTTCTCACGGGTCTGGACGCCCCGCCGCGCTGTACTCACCACCTCTGTGTTGGTTATTTTTGCCAGCAGGTCCGTCAGGTTGTCTCGACTCAGCCTCTCGTCTGCGCGGTCCAGCTGCAGGCCGCAGACGGCGGCTCCCATGCTGCCGGTGGCGATCATGGAAGGAGGGTTCATGGCCAGGCGGTCGTCTGGTGGACAAACGGCATTAATGTGCAATTAGAGGagcaacgggggggggggggggggggggtcagatttGTAGCTGTGACAAATTCAGTTCAGAGGAACCGTGAGGGATGCAAACATCGGAATGCAGCCGCATCAGACTTTCCCACACTCTGACTCCTAGATGCCGAAAAGATGTTTCCTTCATAGAAAACTTCAACTCTGATtagaaaagcagaggaggaggaggaggaggattcttcctctctgcagaagGACTCTCCGGTGCGCCTTCAAGTCGATACTTCAGCAACAACAGACCTCAGCAGAAGGCGAGGCGGCGGCGCAGAGCGCGCCTCTGCAAGTGCTGAGCTACGCGACTAATGATGTGGCTGCAAATGAAACCTTTTAAGCCAGCTCGGCTCTTTTTACCGAGAAACTCTGCAGCCACAGCGCCGAGTCTAAACCAACATCCCTAGAAATGGCTCTAAATGGAACCAGCAAGAGTGGGCGGATCCTCCTACCcccccaacagcagcagtatCGCGAATGTAGATTAGGGGCCAAGGATATCAGATTGGTTAATGGTTATAACGTCTCTGTGTGGGGGCGGGCAGTAATGGTGAGAATTGCACCATCGGCGTGATTAAAGAGTCGGCCCACGCAGGGTGGTTTCTCAAGAGC
This window harbors:
- the tigarb gene encoding fructose-2,6-bisphosphatase TIGAR B — its product is MFTFSLTLIRHGETQYNRDGLLQGQGVDTVLSETGIQQCEVVGRYFRDTKFSNVFVSDLQRTIETAEIILRNSRSAAEIVLEPLLRERSFGIFEGRAKEDLKNAANACGQSCRDFTPPGGETPSEVRLRFKKFLKVLFRQMLDEHGPSGPADSAEVESEPGCCTNGDADPSGAELTGSADDGLHGVPVHALGVSHGTYINIAIRHIVEDLDCSLPAGMKLSQLFCSCPNTGISRFVFTLRKSEAGPVLSAARCIFTNRKHHLETQRAE